In Helicoverpa zea isolate HzStark_Cry1AcR chromosome 3, ilHelZeax1.1, whole genome shotgun sequence, the following proteins share a genomic window:
- the LOC124645640 gene encoding CDK5 and ABL1 enzyme substrate 2 isoform X2 — protein MSSHRNKYEKARRRLAAVTFLSNISLDGKIRDPEVVQIVEKTPKNDKTDSAAKAIDIPKDKEVTLRNSVRNKNKAPHSSPVHRLGADNHSLSSDSEHTNTVTPVKGGNASFIRERCSSGNTESFKDKHGSSRSRKSHLVALTGANADDKSSSESLNFGKFRTSNTCIPEHHALTKEVRMVRPTKGVSFRDERLAIVPGQGAPCVIFSTIPYSKTIRNARSDLRKDGVRRRNTSGPRPLSAITDNGMDPFDLLGLEKEENGQEISYSKLLVPSKVCTREQYKKMYEGDFTEKANWKIVNRHPHVIARCFSYESSQRTAIPSSPPHSSVDIKSFDWDEGTLLSQKYVQYCPNVLDDPELIAGKHRTLLTFTSYMTSIIDYVRPQDLKKELNDKFREKFPHIKLTLSKLRSIKKEMRKIAKHDSGGVDLLSVAQAYVYFEKLILANLINKDNRKLCAGACLLLSAKLNDVKGEALKALIERIETTFRVNRKDLMRFEFAVLVALEFGLHVPPYEVFPHYQRLLHDS, from the exons ATGTCTAGCCATCGGAATAAATATGAAAAGGCTAGAAGACGCCTTGCTGCTGTAACATTTTTATCCAATATATCTTTAGATGGTAAGATAAGAGACCCTGAAGTTGTCCAGATAGTGGAAAAAACACCCAAAAATGATAAAACTGATTCTGCAGCCAAAGCTATTGACATTCCCAAGGATAAGGAAGTAACTCTACGAAATAGtgtgcgaaataaaaataaggcaCCTCATTCAAGCCCAGTGCATCGTCTTGGAGCTGACAATCATTCTCTCAGCTCAGACTCTGAACATACTAATACTGTCACACCTGTTAAGGGTGGAAATGCATCATTTATAAGAGAAAG GTGTTCATCTGGGAACACAGAATCTTTTAAAGATAAGCATGGCTCATCAAGGTCAAGGAAAAGTCACCTTGTTGCATTAACTGGTGCTAATGCAGATGATAAAAGCAGCTCAGAAAGCCTTAATTTTG GCAAGTTTAGAACAAGCAACACATGCATTCCGGAGCACCATGCATTAACAAAAGAAGTGCGCATGGTGCGTCCAACTAAAGGAGTATCATTCAGGGATGAGAGACTAGCCATAGTTCCAGGACAGGGGGCACCATGTGTTATATTTAGCACTATCCCATACTCTAAAACTATTCGCAATGCAcg TTCTGATTTAAGAAAAGATGGTGTTCGAAGGAGGAACACTTCAGGCCCTAGACCACTATCAGCCATTACAGATAATGGTATGGATCCCTTTGATCTTCTTGGCctagaaaaagaagaaaatggtCAAGAAATATCTTATTCTAAATTGTTAGTGCCCTCTAAAGTTTGTACTAGAGAGcagtacaaaaaaatgtatgaaggaGATTTCACTGAAAAAGCTAATTGGAAAATAGTTAATCGGCATCCACATGTAATAGCAAG GTGCTTTTCATATGAATCTTCTCAGAGGACAGCAATACCGTCGTCACCACCACACTCCTCGGTTGACATCAAGTCATTTGACTGGGACGAGGGAACCTTGCTTTctcaaaaatat gTTCAATACTGCCCGAATGTATTGGATGATCCGGAACTGATAGCTGGAAAACATAGAACTCTTCTTACATTTACATCATACATGACGTCCATTATTGACTATGTCCGACCCCAGGATCTGAAGAAAGAATTAAATGATAAATTCAGAGAAAAGTTTCCGCACATCAAATTAACGCTCAGTAAATTACGAAG TATCAAAAAAGAAATGCGGAAAATTGCCAAACATGACAGTGGAGGAGTCGATCTTCTGTCCGTTGCACAGGCCTACGTATATTTTGAGAAGTTGATTCTTGCAAACCTCATCAACAAGGATAACAGGAAACTGTGCGCTGGAGCGTGTTTACTGTTATCAGCAAAACTGAACGACGTCAAAGGGGAAGCTTTGAAAGCACTTATTGAA CGCATCGAAACTACATTTAGAGTGAATAGAAAAGATCTGATGCGTTTCGAATTTGCCGTCCTGGTGGCGTTGGAGTTCGGTCTGCACGTGCCGCCCTACGAGGTGTTCCCGCACTATCAGCGATTGCTTCACGACTCGTGA
- the LOC124645641 gene encoding uncharacterized protein LOC124645641 translates to MKPRPVHIVEVVISNTQYKYMFYSFTFRNKIVLEPRSRRSLVFSIKMSAKLSVSCAVLCILSLCFGQENSTQKLVTQGTSNETSDSESDESEWISDDKDMDQDASIWRIWRPFWNWGQSMLSKKFTRFPTLKENENGGLHYHRDRPKRKLKNKIKLLFKLKQFET, encoded by the exons ATGAAACCTCGTCCGGTCCACATTGTTGAAGTTGTAATAAGTAATACCCAATATAAGtacatgttttattcatttacgtttagaaataaaatagtacTCGAACCTCGATCACGTAGATCACttgtattttcaattaaaatgagTGCAAAG CTATCAGTCTCCTGTGCAGTATTATGCATCCTCAGTTTATGCTTCGGACAAGAAAACTCCACTCAGAAGTTAGTAACACAAGGTACCTCCAACGAAACAAGTGATTCGGAATCCGATGAGTCAGAGTGGATATCAGACGATAAGGATATGGACCAGGATGCCAGCATTTGGCGAATTTGGCGACCGTTCTGGAACTGGG gccAATCAATGCTTAGTAAGAAGTTTACACGCTTTCCTACATTAAAGGAAAACGAGAATGGTGGACTACATTACCATCGAGACAGACCCAAAcgcaagttaaaaaataaaataaaactgctctttaaattaaaacaatttgaaaCGTAA
- the LOC124645640 gene encoding CDK5 and ABL1 enzyme substrate 2 isoform X1, giving the protein MSSHRNKYEKARRRLAAVTFLSNISLDGKIRDPEVVQIVEKTPKNDKTDSAAKAIDIPKDKEVTLRNSVRNKNKAPHSSPVHRLGADNHSLSSDSEHTNTVTPVKGGNASFIRERCSSGNTESFKDKHGSSRSRKSHLVALTGANADDKSSSESLNFGKFRTSNTCIPEHHALTKEVRMVRPTKGVSFRDERLAIVPGQGAPCVIFSTIPYSKTIRNARSDLRKDGVRRRNTSGPRPLSAITDNGMDPFDLLGLEKEENGQEISYSKLLVPSKVCTREQYKKMYEGDFTEKANWKIVNRHPHVIARTKLLTRHKDKKWCFSYESSQRTAIPSSPPHSSVDIKSFDWDEGTLLSQKYVQYCPNVLDDPELIAGKHRTLLTFTSYMTSIIDYVRPQDLKKELNDKFREKFPHIKLTLSKLRSIKKEMRKIAKHDSGGVDLLSVAQAYVYFEKLILANLINKDNRKLCAGACLLLSAKLNDVKGEALKALIERIETTFRVNRKDLMRFEFAVLVALEFGLHVPPYEVFPHYQRLLHDS; this is encoded by the exons ATGTCTAGCCATCGGAATAAATATGAAAAGGCTAGAAGACGCCTTGCTGCTGTAACATTTTTATCCAATATATCTTTAGATGGTAAGATAAGAGACCCTGAAGTTGTCCAGATAGTGGAAAAAACACCCAAAAATGATAAAACTGATTCTGCAGCCAAAGCTATTGACATTCCCAAGGATAAGGAAGTAACTCTACGAAATAGtgtgcgaaataaaaataaggcaCCTCATTCAAGCCCAGTGCATCGTCTTGGAGCTGACAATCATTCTCTCAGCTCAGACTCTGAACATACTAATACTGTCACACCTGTTAAGGGTGGAAATGCATCATTTATAAGAGAAAG GTGTTCATCTGGGAACACAGAATCTTTTAAAGATAAGCATGGCTCATCAAGGTCAAGGAAAAGTCACCTTGTTGCATTAACTGGTGCTAATGCAGATGATAAAAGCAGCTCAGAAAGCCTTAATTTTG GCAAGTTTAGAACAAGCAACACATGCATTCCGGAGCACCATGCATTAACAAAAGAAGTGCGCATGGTGCGTCCAACTAAAGGAGTATCATTCAGGGATGAGAGACTAGCCATAGTTCCAGGACAGGGGGCACCATGTGTTATATTTAGCACTATCCCATACTCTAAAACTATTCGCAATGCAcg TTCTGATTTAAGAAAAGATGGTGTTCGAAGGAGGAACACTTCAGGCCCTAGACCACTATCAGCCATTACAGATAATGGTATGGATCCCTTTGATCTTCTTGGCctagaaaaagaagaaaatggtCAAGAAATATCTTATTCTAAATTGTTAGTGCCCTCTAAAGTTTGTACTAGAGAGcagtacaaaaaaatgtatgaaggaGATTTCACTGAAAAAGCTAATTGGAAAATAGTTAATCGGCATCCACATGTAATAGCAAG GACTAAGTTATTGACGAGGCACAAGGATAAAAAATG GTGCTTTTCATATGAATCTTCTCAGAGGACAGCAATACCGTCGTCACCACCACACTCCTCGGTTGACATCAAGTCATTTGACTGGGACGAGGGAACCTTGCTTTctcaaaaatat gTTCAATACTGCCCGAATGTATTGGATGATCCGGAACTGATAGCTGGAAAACATAGAACTCTTCTTACATTTACATCATACATGACGTCCATTATTGACTATGTCCGACCCCAGGATCTGAAGAAAGAATTAAATGATAAATTCAGAGAAAAGTTTCCGCACATCAAATTAACGCTCAGTAAATTACGAAG TATCAAAAAAGAAATGCGGAAAATTGCCAAACATGACAGTGGAGGAGTCGATCTTCTGTCCGTTGCACAGGCCTACGTATATTTTGAGAAGTTGATTCTTGCAAACCTCATCAACAAGGATAACAGGAAACTGTGCGCTGGAGCGTGTTTACTGTTATCAGCAAAACTGAACGACGTCAAAGGGGAAGCTTTGAAAGCACTTATTGAA CGCATCGAAACTACATTTAGAGTGAATAGAAAAGATCTGATGCGTTTCGAATTTGCCGTCCTGGTGGCGTTGGAGTTCGGTCTGCACGTGCCGCCCTACGAGGTGTTCCCGCACTATCAGCGATTGCTTCACGACTCGTGA